One window of Pelobates fuscus isolate aPelFus1 chromosome 9, aPelFus1.pri, whole genome shotgun sequence genomic DNA carries:
- the CYSLTR1 gene encoding cysteinyl leukotriene receptor 1, which yields MLNATDNPLDLICSINEFRNKVYSTAYSMFTLFGLIGNSFALFVLLKTYSQRTAFHIYMLNLAISDLLFILTLPFRVIYYVNNGKWFFGDFMCRMCSYVFYVNLYCSIFILTAMSVTRFLAIVFPVQNLKLVSVKKAKWACVGIWIFVTATSSPFLMTGSHTDPDDNKTKCFEPPQNAKNLLALNYVSLIIGFIIPFTIIVICYTMIIRTLLQNSMKKHHSSRKKAVRMIIIVMTVFFLSFMPYHLQRTIHLHSIRENKSCEEKLSAQKSVVITLALAASNCCFDPLLYFFSGENFRRRLSTFRKQSVTSMAQDYKRKKSGSLQEKSEVFNQLEKQDSNES from the coding sequence ATGTTGAATGCAACAGACAATCCACTTGATTTAATCTGCAGTATCAATGAGTTCCGGAACAAAGTCTATTCTACAGCCTATTCTATGTTCACACTGTTTGGACTTATTGGGAATAGTTTTGCTTTGTTTGTTCTTCTGAAGACCTACAGTCAAAGAACAGCCTTCCACATTTATATGCTAAACCTTGCCATCTCAGATCTGCTTTTCATCCTAACTCTTCCTTTCCGAGTGATCTATTATGTCAACAATGGAAaatggttctttggagattttatGTGCCGGATGTGCTCCTATGTTTTTTACGTCAACTTGTATTGCAGCATTTTCATTTTGACAGCAATGAGCGTCACACGATTTCTTGCAATAGTGTTTCCAGTTCAAAACCTTAAACTGGTGTCCGTGAAAAAAGCCAAGTGGGCTTGTGTTGGAATATGGATTTTTGTCACGGCTACAAGTTCGCCATTTCTAATGACAGGCTCTCACACCGATCCAGATGACAACAAGACAAAATGTTTTGAGCCTCCACAGAATGCAAAAAATTTGCTTGCACTAAACTACGTCTCCTTGATTATCGGGTTTATCATTCCATTTACAATAATTGTGATTTGCTATACCATGATTATAAGAACATTGCTACAGAATTCTATGAAGAAACATCACTCTTCCCGTAAGAAGGCTGTTCGGATGATTATCATTGTTATGACCGTTTTCTTTCTGAGTTTTATGCCATATCACCTCCAACGTACGATACACCTGCATTCCATTAGGGAAAATAAGAGTTGTGAAGAAAAGTTGTCAGCCCAAAAGAGTGTGGTCATAACACTGGCCCTTGCAGCCTCCAATTGTTGCTTTGATCCTTTGCTCTACTTCTTTTCAGGAGAAAACTTTCGGAGGAGACTATCTACTTTCCGGAAACAATCTGTAACAAGTATGGCGCAAGATTACAAAAGGAAGAAGTCAGGAAGTTTACAAGAGAAATCTGAAGTGTTTAATCAACTTGAAAAGCAGGACAGTAATGAAAGCTGA